A genome region from Rhodospirillaceae bacterium includes the following:
- a CDS encoding sulfurtransferase TusE (transfers sulfur from TusBCD complex to MnmA; involved in thiouridation of U34 position of some tRNAs) yields the protein MDYNVNDQTIGADEEGYITDMGTWSKELADQ from the coding sequence ATGGATTACAATGTAAACGATCAGACCATCGGTGCTGATGAAGAAGGCTACATCACTGATATGGGCACCTGGTCAAAAGAATTGGCCGATCAGAT
- the dsrH gene encoding sulfurtransferase complex subunit TusB produces MALLHTVNKSPFERNVLSDCLRRAKDGSAVLLIEDGVYAALEGTSATDEISSRTGSINFFALAPDIEARGLGKKPLIDGITLVDYGGFVDLVEEYSSVQSWL; encoded by the coding sequence TTGGCATTATTACATACGGTAAATAAATCACCCTTTGAGAGGAATGTGCTCTCGGACTGCTTGCGTCGCGCAAAGGACGGCAGTGCCGTTCTATTGATTGAAGATGGCGTGTACGCGGCGTTAGAAGGGACCTCAGCGACTGATGAGATTTCAAGCCGCACGGGAAGCATAAACTTTTTTGCCCTGGCACCGGATATCGAAGCTCGGGGATTAGGAAAAAAGCCGCTAATTGATGGGATTACTCTTGTTGATTATGGCGGTTTTGTTGATCTTGTGGAAGAATATAGCTCTGTTCAGTCCTGGCTTTGA
- the tusC gene encoding sulfurtransferase complex subunit TusC, which translates to MDEYEDDEFDGPVKKFMFVNRKAPYGTVYALEGLEVVLIAAAFDQDVSMVFADDGVFQIKKEQETSGINMKNFSPTFRALEGYDVEKVYAEKESLEARGLSEDDLVIPVEVLSSSELAELMDTQEVVITF; encoded by the coding sequence ATGGATGAATACGAAGACGATGAATTCGACGGCCCGGTTAAGAAGTTCATGTTTGTGAACCGCAAAGCGCCCTATGGCACGGTTTATGCGCTTGAGGGATTGGAAGTCGTTCTAATCGCGGCAGCGTTCGATCAGGATGTCAGCATGGTATTTGCCGACGATGGCGTGTTCCAAATAAAGAAAGAACAGGAAACCAGCGGCATCAATATGAAGAATTTCTCTCCGACGTTTCGTGCACTTGAAGGCTACGACGTGGAAAAAGTTTATGCCGAGAAAGAATCATTGGAGGCCCGTGGGTTGAGCGAAGATGATTTGGTGATACCGGTCGAAGTCTTAAGTTCCAGCGAGCTTGCCGAGTTAATGGACACGCAAGAAGTCGTGATTACGTTTTAG
- the tusD gene encoding sulfurtransferase complex subunit TusD yields MKLGILVNEGPFTHQASDSAYQFTKAALEKGHEIVRVFFYHDGVNNANKLSEPQSDDRNLVALWSELAEEHGVELTVCVAAAMRRGIKDELLAAGFVISGLGQLVEAGIVGDRLVTFGD; encoded by the coding sequence ATGAAATTAGGGATTTTGGTCAACGAGGGACCGTTTACCCATCAAGCTTCCGATTCAGCGTATCAATTTACCAAGGCAGCCTTGGAAAAAGGTCACGAAATAGTTCGGGTCTTTTTCTATCACGATGGTGTCAATAACGCGAATAAGCTTTCTGAGCCACAAAGTGACGACCGTAATCTTGTCGCACTCTGGTCCGAATTGGCCGAAGAGCATGGAGTCGAGCTGACAGTATGTGTCGCAGCTGCGATGCGCCGCGGCATCAAGGATGAGCTATTGGCCGCAGGGTTCGTAATTTCGGGCCTCGGCCAATTGGTTGAAGCTGGAATAGTTGGTGACCGGCTTGTCACGTTCGGCGATTAG
- the dsrB gene encoding dissimilatory-type sulfite reductase subunit beta, giving the protein MHPVLKNNYGNWKWHDRLRPGVLHHVSHSGEEVWTVRAGTQRQMDVHTIRKLCDIADTFAEGHVRFTTRSNIEFMVSKVDMVGPLIDALENEGFPIGGTGNSVSMISHTQGWLHCDIPGTDASGVVKSLMDDLHEEFIKEEMPNRVRITTSCCQINCGGQGDIAINVQYTKPPVIDHDSVANVCERPAVVARCPVAAILPALVNGKPSLEVDEKKCICCGACYAPCPPMQINSEESTKIAVWVGGKHSNARSKPTFHKLAVAGLPNNPPHWPEVNEVVMKILYAYKDNARDFERLGEWIERIGWTRFFDLADIPFTRFHIDDFRGARESLNASAHIHF; this is encoded by the coding sequence ATGCATCCGGTTCTCAAAAATAACTACGGCAACTGGAAGTGGCATGATCGGCTACGCCCAGGCGTACTGCACCATGTGTCCCACAGTGGTGAAGAAGTCTGGACCGTTCGGGCTGGCACGCAGCGCCAGATGGATGTTCACACGATTCGCAAGCTGTGTGATATTGCCGATACCTTTGCAGAAGGTCATGTCCGGTTTACGACGCGCAGCAACATCGAATTCATGGTCAGCAAAGTGGATATGGTTGGCCCTCTGATTGATGCGCTGGAAAACGAGGGTTTCCCGATTGGCGGGACCGGCAATTCGGTTTCAATGATTTCGCACACGCAAGGCTGGCTGCATTGCGATATTCCCGGCACCGATGCGTCTGGTGTGGTGAAGTCGCTGATGGATGATCTGCATGAAGAGTTCATTAAAGAGGAAATGCCCAACCGGGTCCGTATCACCACATCATGCTGCCAGATCAACTGCGGCGGCCAAGGTGATATTGCGATTAACGTGCAGTACACCAAGCCACCCGTGATCGATCATGACTCTGTTGCCAATGTTTGTGAACGCCCGGCAGTTGTCGCCCGTTGTCCTGTTGCGGCGATCCTTCCAGCGTTGGTCAACGGCAAACCGTCACTTGAGGTCGATGAAAAGAAATGCATCTGCTGCGGTGCCTGTTATGCGCCGTGTCCGCCGATGCAAATCAACAGCGAAGAATCGACCAAGATTGCTGTTTGGGTTGGTGGTAAGCATTCCAATGCACGCTCCAAACCAACCTTCCATAAGCTCGCGGTGGCAGGATTGCCGAACAATCCGCCCCATTGGCCGGAGGTCAACGAGGTGGTGATGAAAATCCTCTATGCCTATAAAGACAATGCTCGTGATTTCGAGCGTCTGGGTGAATGGATTGAACGCATCGGTTGGACGCGGTTTTTTGATCTCGCGGATATCCCGTTCACACGATTCCATATTGATGATTTTAGAGGTGCACGGGAAAGCCTGAACGCTTCTGCGCACATTCACTTCTAG
- the dsrA gene encoding dissimilatory-type sulfite reductase subunit alpha produces MTKKKHETPLLDQLKGGKWPSFVDGLKRLSNDDDKQYAPMMNDLLGQLEHSYDTKLGYWKGGTVSVFGYGGGVIPRFSKVAEEFPESSEFHTLRVQPPAGMHYSTDLLRNMCDIWEEHGSGLIALHGQSGDIMFQGCTTENVQKAFDGLNEIGLDMGGAGPALRTSMSCVGHARCEQSCYDEVRAHRTIINAFLDEMHRPALPYKFKFKFSGCANDCVNAIHRADFAVIGTWRDDMKIDQTEVKKYVENAGRKYTIDNVITRCPTNALSLNDDDTLEVDNASCVRCMHCLNVMTKALSPGDDKGISILMGGKRSLKIGDQMGTVIVPFMKLETDEDFEKLEELSETVIEFFAENALEHERVGETIDRIGLPNFLEGIGVEIDLNMLNHPRTNSYVKTDEWDEEAAKWRERKAAENIKTAAE; encoded by the coding sequence GTGACCAAGAAAAAACATGAAACACCGTTATTGGATCAACTTAAGGGTGGCAAATGGCCGAGCTTTGTTGATGGCTTAAAGCGATTATCCAATGACGACGATAAGCAATATGCGCCGATGATGAATGACCTGCTTGGACAGTTGGAGCATTCATACGATACCAAGCTCGGTTATTGGAAAGGCGGCACGGTTAGTGTGTTTGGATATGGCGGTGGCGTCATTCCACGGTTTTCAAAAGTCGCTGAGGAATTTCCCGAATCGTCCGAGTTTCATACTCTACGTGTTCAGCCTCCTGCGGGCATGCATTACAGCACGGACCTCCTTCGCAACATGTGTGACATTTGGGAGGAGCACGGATCAGGTTTGATCGCGCTCCACGGCCAAAGTGGCGATATCATGTTCCAGGGCTGCACGACCGAAAATGTACAGAAAGCTTTTGATGGCTTGAACGAAATTGGCTTGGACATGGGCGGTGCCGGGCCAGCCTTGCGGACCTCAATGAGTTGCGTCGGTCACGCGAGATGTGAGCAGTCGTGCTATGATGAAGTGCGCGCCCACCGGACAATCATTAATGCGTTCCTGGATGAAATGCATCGGCCGGCACTTCCTTATAAATTCAAATTCAAATTTTCTGGCTGCGCGAATGACTGCGTAAACGCTATACACCGGGCTGATTTCGCGGTGATTGGCACCTGGCGTGACGACATGAAAATTGATCAGACTGAGGTCAAAAAATATGTCGAGAATGCGGGCCGTAAATACACCATCGACAACGTTATAACCCGGTGTCCGACTAACGCGTTGAGCCTCAATGATGACGACACATTGGAAGTTGATAATGCCAGCTGTGTCCGCTGCATGCATTGCCTCAATGTCATGACCAAGGCGTTGTCGCCGGGTGACGATAAGGGCATCTCTATTTTGATGGGCGGCAAGCGGTCTCTAAAAATTGGCGATCAGATGGGAACGGTCATCGTTCCATTCATGAAGCTTGAGACCGATGAAGATTTTGAGAAACTTGAAGAGCTGTCTGAAACCGTCATCGAGTTCTTTGCCGAGAACGCGCTTGAGCATGAGCGTGTTGGTGAGACCATCGACCGGATTGGCCTGCCCAATTTCCTTGAGGGAATTGGTGTTGAGATTGATCTCAATATGCTCAATCACCCGCGGACAAATTCCTACGTCAAAACTGACGAATGGGACGAAGAGGCTGCGAAGTGGCGTGAGCGGAAAGCCGCTGAAAACATTAAAACAGCTGCAGAATAG
- a CDS encoding taurine catabolism dioxygenase TauD, protein MPLPTNLKDSDVYARWREEKLSGYPTHIEDISVDVGIPKQLTHHEIEALTQICRKANMAIYVAPQNLGEEKSIPIDLGASLGLNRIDSPLTTKEDGVSEITVASKGEKSPYIPYTDRALGWHTDGCYNDADHLINGFILHCVRGAAEGGINHLLDPEIAYMLLRDEDPELIDGLMRPNALTIPANLENGQVVRPEQSGPAISINPKTNGLHMRYTARKSFVVWLDDPRVKAALEFLERTLNSDSKFVFRVKLEPGSGLVGNNVLHNRTEFKDHLSPEDKRLIYRVYYLDRIANT, encoded by the coding sequence ATGCCCCTCCCTACCAACCTAAAAGACAGCGACGTTTATGCGCGTTGGCGAGAGGAGAAACTTAGCGGCTACCCCACTCACATTGAGGACATAAGCGTAGATGTTGGCATTCCAAAACAGCTAACTCATCATGAGATTGAGGCTCTTACTCAAATATGTCGCAAGGCCAATATGGCGATATACGTTGCCCCCCAAAATCTCGGTGAAGAAAAAAGTATTCCGATTGATCTGGGGGCCAGCCTCGGCCTCAATCGGATCGACAGCCCGCTAACAACCAAAGAAGATGGGGTCAGTGAAATTACGGTCGCATCCAAGGGTGAAAAGAGCCCATATATTCCCTACACCGACCGCGCCCTCGGCTGGCATACGGATGGCTGCTATAACGATGCAGATCATTTGATCAATGGCTTTATCTTACACTGTGTGCGTGGCGCAGCTGAGGGTGGTATAAATCATCTGCTCGACCCTGAAATCGCTTATATGCTTTTGCGCGACGAAGACCCCGAGCTTATCGACGGCCTGATGCGGCCCAATGCGCTGACAATCCCGGCTAACCTTGAAAACGGACAGGTTGTTCGTCCTGAACAATCTGGCCCAGCGATATCGATTAATCCAAAAACCAACGGCCTCCACATGCGTTATACGGCCCGCAAATCTTTTGTGGTATGGTTGGATGATCCACGTGTAAAAGCTGCTTTAGAATTTCTTGAGCGAACACTCAATAGCGATTCCAAATTTGTGTTTAGGGTAAAATTGGAACCAGGCTCAGGATTGGTTGGCAACAATGTTCTCCATAACCGGACGGAATTCAAAGACCATCTGAGCCCGGAAGATAAACGTCTCATTTATCGGGTTTATTATCTTGATCGAATCGCTAATACTTAG